In Cryptococcus tetragattii IND107 chromosome 11, whole genome shotgun sequence, a single window of DNA contains:
- a CDS encoding transketolase, with the protein MTVIQNTNGHGELSREARTTNEVVPEKEEQLVLNTIRCLAADLCQQYKGGHPGTVMGASAIGIALWRYEMRYNPLNPEWFNRDRFVLSAGHACLFQYIFLHLSGYEAWTLDQIKMYHSPATSGSMAAGHPEIEYPGIEVTTGPLGQGISNAVGMAIASKQLAATYNREGLDIVDNKIWCFTGDGCLQEGVGQEAISLAGHLGLDNLILVYDNNAVTVDGRIDNCFTENTSKKLEAQGWNVIDVYDGSNDLAAILEGLDKAKHFKGKPSLVNIRTVIGYSSRKANTGPAHGQALGDDEVTYVKTQLGFDPAKKFVIPNKTYEYFAECKNKGARANEEWDKKFEAYSKAYPDLYKQLINRMNGTFAPDGWETLLPAKKDLPQGEQPTRKSSGIVVQTLVPKNNTFVAGSADLLESTFVNFNGQVEFQNPASGLGDYTGRQIRFGIREFAMVGLGNGIAAYHKGMFIPIMSTFFMFWIYAAPAARMAALQQLRFIGIATHDSIGIGEDGPTHQPIALAAFYRALPNINLIRPADAEECMGMWLLALSKQSANTPSIFALSRQPVPLLSGTDRAKVAQGAYVVYGDDKNPDITIIATGAEVARAIESAKLLKSVKKVRVVSMPSQKHFDNQTAEYKESVLKSSVALVIAIEAWASYGWARYAHASLSMHTFGHSAPQQQLYEHFGFSPKAMAEKIDEWAAKWQTKGGRPGLGDFEELLLGYTQH; encoded by the exons ATGACGGTCATCCAAAACACAAATGGGCATGGAGAGCTGAGCAGAGAGGCTCGAACAACCAATGAGGTAGTTCCT gaaaaagaagagcaatTGGTGCTGAACACGATACGATGTCTTGCAGCAGACTTGTGTCAGCAG TACAAAGGTGGTCATCCCGGTACGGTCATGGGAGCTTCAGCCATAGGGATTGCCTTGTGGAGATATGAGATGAGATACAACCCTCTAAACCCCGAGTGGTTCAATCGAGACC GCTTCGTCCTTTCGGCTGGACATGCTTGCCTTTTCCAATacattttccttcatctttccgGCTACGAAGCTTGGACATTGGACCAAATCAAGATGTATCACTCCCCTGCGACTTCAGGATCAATGGCAGCGGGACACCCTGAGATTGAATACCCAG GTATCGAGGTGACAACTGGACCCCTCGGACAGGGTATCTCCAACGCAGTCGGAATGGCAATTGCATCAAAGCAGCTTGCGGCCACATACAACAGGGAAGGACTGGATATAGTGGACAATAAGATCTGGTGTTTCACCGGTGACGGCTGTTTACAAGAAGGTGTTGGCCAGGAGG CAATTTCGCTGGCAGGGCATTTGGGATTGGATAATTTGATTCTGGTATACGACAACAATGCTGTCACGGTAGACGGCCGAATCGACAACTGTTTTACCGAGAACACTTCGAAGAAGCTCGAAGCTCAAGGATGGAATGTCATTGACGTCTACGATGGCTCGAACGAC CTTGCCGCAATTCTAGAAGGGCTTGACAAAGCCAAGCACTTCAAAGGGAAACCGAGTCTGGTTAACATACGTACCGTTATTGGGTACTCCTCACGAAAGGCCAACACTGGACCAGCTCACGGTCAAGCTTTGGGAGATGACGAAGTGACATACGTCAAAACTCAACTTGGATTCGATCCTGCCAAGAAATTCGTTATTCCCAACAAGACATACGAGTATTTTGCCGAGTGCAAAAACAAGGGTGCAAGGGCAAATGAAGAGTGGGACAAAAAATTCGAAGCCTATTCGAAGGCTTATCCGGACTTGTATAAACAGCTTATTAATCGAATGAACGGTACATTTGCTCCAGATGGTTGGGAAACTTTGTTACCAGCCAAAAAGGACCTTCCGCAAGGAGAGCAGCCTACCAGGAAGTCAAGTGGAATCGTAGTTCAAACGTTGGTGCCCAAGAACAACACCTTCGTCGCTGGCTCGGCGGACCTCCTCGAATCCACCTTTGTCAATTTCAATGGCCAAGTAGAGTTCCAGAAC CCTGCTTCGGGACTGGGGGACTACACCGGCAGGCAAATCCGCTTCGGTATTAGAGAGTTTGCGATGGTGGGTTTGGGTAACGGTATCGCAGCGTATCACAAGGGAATGTTCATCCC TATCATGTCTACTTTCTTCATGTTCTGGATCTATGCCGCCCCAGCCGCCCGAATGGCCGCCTTACAACAACTGCGATTCATCGGAATTGCCACCCATGATTCCATCGGTAtaggggaagatg GTCCTACTCATCAACCCATCGCTCTGGCTGCTTTCTACAGAGCCCTACCGAACATCAACCTTATCCGACCCGCCGACGCAGAGGAATGTATGGGAATGTGGCTCTTGGCTCTATCGAAGCAATCAGCAAACACCCCCAGCATTTTCGCATTGTCTCGGCAACCGgtgcctcttctttctggaACTGACCGTGCAAAGGTCGCACAAGGTGCTTATGTTGTTTACGGTGATGACAAAAACCCGGATATAACAATAATCGCAACCGGTGCTGAAGTCGCTCGAGCAATCGAGTCTGCCAAGCTGCTGAAGTCGGTCAAGAAGGTCCGAGTGGTCTCGATGCCTTCCCAAAAACACTTCGACAATCAAACTGCAGAATACAAAGAATCAGTCCTAAAGAGCTCCGTCGCCCTCGTGATCGCAATTGAGGCATGGGCTTCTTACGGTTGGGCTCGATACGCACATGCTTCGTTGTCCATGCACACATTC GGTCACTCTGCACCCCAACAGCAGCTGTACGAGCATTTCGGATTCTCCCCGAAAGCCATGGCagagaagattgatgaATGGGCGGCTAAATGGCAAACTAAAGGAGGCCGACCAGGACTTGGTGATTTCGAAGAGCTGTTGCTGGGCTACACGCAGCACTGA